DNA from Lachnospiraceae bacterium C1.1:
GATATATCTCTTTCATTTATCTTTTTGGATGTCTGTTGTTTAAGCCTTATATCTTCAAGAGTTCCATGCTTATCCTGGTTGTATATGATATATCTGTTTCTGCCTTTTTCTTTAGCAATATAAAGACAATGATCTGCGATCATAAAAAGATCATCATAATTATCTGCGTCTTTTGGATAAACCGCCGTTCCAATTGATACAGAAAGCGGATTATCCCTATCCATACCCTTATCAGGAAATGTAGAGCTGACCTTGCTCTTGATTCCTCTCAATACCGGCTTTAGTTGGTCTTCCGACTGAATATTATAAAGCACTATAAAAAATTCATCGCCGCCAAATCTTCCGGAAATACCGTTAATATCAACCTCATTAGATATAATATCAGCAACTTTTTTAATTACATCATCTCCAAACTGATGACCATAATTATCGTTTATACTCTTAAAAAAGTCTACATCAATGATTACCAGAGCTGTGCCATTTATTTTTTTGTCATCAATTCTTTCCCTGGCAATTTTAATAATATCTGTCTTGTCTATCAATCCGGTTAGCGAATCATGCTTGATCAAAGGCGGTTTAATGGATTCCCGTCCTCTCTGAAGCTGAATATGCCCAACAACGCCTTCCGTATCTTTATCATAAAAAACAAATGTTTCTTTCAACAGTGTATTGGTAACCTCAGAATCATCATTTATAATATTACCTTCTATCGTTGTCGTGCTTCTGCCAACTCCTGATTTAACCTGCCCAATAAAGCCTTTAACTTTCTGTTTTTGTGCATTATCTGTCCTTGAAAGTAATTTTTCCTCAAACTCTGAAATGGAATATGTCTGAGTATCAAAATCTGAAAGCTCTGCTTTATAGACTCTTACACTTTCGCTTTTCATATCATACTCAAAGAAAATATCCTCATATAGATTTAACTGCGCCATGAACGCATTTATTGTCTTCATTAATGAGGAGTGTGCATTTAACAGATCCTTGGCATTTACGACAGTAAGTCTTATCAATTTGTCATTATATCTGTGTGCACACATATAAGTATAATACATAGTATTCTGACCAAGTATTTTACTCGGATACCATTCACCATCGCAGTTTTTGATATTATTTTTATAAATATCCATATCCTCGATAGCAATGAGTTCATGCATTGGTTTTATGGCATTAGTACCAAGTAAATCGTAAACTTCGGCATCTGCTGATACTATTTTTTGATCATCTTTCGTGATGATTACTTCATAAAAACTAACATCTTTCATATATCTTTCCTCAGATTGAGATTAGTTATTATAGAATTTCTTTCTATATAAAATATTTATCTATGCTCATTGTATGGTCAATACTTAGCCTGCTTAAAAATCTGCCTAGATCACAATATACTCAGCTTCACCTGTAACAGGATGCATTTTTGTATAATTAAATTCATAGCTTTTTGCGCCCTCAGACCATGTAAACACCTCACGTGCAGTCATACGTCTGCTTGAATGAGTATGGAGCATCTTATCAAAATTGATCCAAAGTCTCCACTCCTCTCCTACTCCATGTTCCAATCCAAAATCTTCTAAAATATCATATTTCTTCTTTATTGAAATTCCGATTCCTGCAAGCTTATGCTGACTCAGGTAATCCGCTATAGATTCATAGATTGAAAACGGAGAGCTGAAATACTGTTCCAGATATTTCAAGCTGTGACGAAACATTTGAGAATTATAAAAAAGCTCAACTGCATCACAAACTTTATGTAAATGCACAATCTCCTCATAACTGATCCATTTTGTTGCAAAAATCTCATAGGGCTGTCTGGAACTGTATACCAATCCATATTCATGTCTGTGATCATACATATCCGTACCTTTTAAGACTTTTAAGAACCCCAGCTGAAGCTGATCTGCATATAATGGATAAATATCATTAAAAGATTTCTGAAAACGACTATAATCCTCATACGGAAGGCCTGCTATTAAATCTGTATGCAGATTGATGTTATAAGCCTTACGCAAAGTCTCTACATTTTTGAAAATATGACTATTATCTGCCGTTCTGTGTATCGCCTCCATAGTAGGCTCATAAGTAGTTTGTATACCAATTTCCAACTGTACCAGTCCCGGACGAAGGCAACTCAAAAGTTGTAACTCCTCTTCTGTTAAAAGGTCTGCCCCAATTTCAAAATGAAAATTTGTTACGCCGTTGTCATGTTCTTTTATATATGTCCAGATTTCAAGAGCCCTTTTAGAAGAACTGTTAAAGGTTCTGTCAATAAATTTAACCTGTTTTACCTTATGATCCAGAAAATATTGCAATTCCGACTTTACAATGTCTATGCTGCGATAGCGAATTTTTTTCTCCAGCGAGGACAGACAATAGCTGCATCTAAACGGACATCCCCTGCTGGATTCATAATAAATAATGCGATTTTCAAAAGCATCTAAGCTCTTATATAAAAAAGGGATCTGATCCATTGCCAGGATAGAATTTTGACCTTGAAAATGAATAATTGGTTCGGGATTTTTATATGCAATTCCATCCATTTCCTCAAATGGTATTTCCACCTGTTTCTTTATGCAGTCCGCAATTTTACGAAAATTCTTCTCACCCTCTCCAAGCATTACCAGCTCGCACCACTCAAGGTAAGTTTCCGGATCATTAGTTGCCTCAGGTCCGCCTGCCATAAGGCGTATCTTCGGTGAGATTTTATGAATATCTTCAATCAATTGCTTCATTAATTCCACATTCCAGATATAAATAGAGAAGCCAATCACGTCCGGCTTTTTCATGAGAATTCCGCCTAAAATATCCTCATAACGGTCATTTATCGTGAACTCAGCAATCGATACGTTATCAGTTATCTGATTTGCATATGCTGCCAATGAATACACAGCAGGATTAGAATGTATATATTTTGCATTTAATGCCACTAATAAAATCTGTTCTCTCGACATTCAAAAAAACTCCCATAAACATAGCGGATCTTTTGCCCTTATATTCAATATCCTATCTTCTTATCCACAACATGCTCGAGCGTTTTTCCGTTTGCATAGTTCAAAAGATTCTCACAGAACTGATGAACATTTTTGTTCAGTGTATACTCAAGCGTCAGGTTCCCTGCCGAGTGAGGTGTGATCAGAAGATTCTTTGTTTTCCAGAGTGGACTGCCCTCAGGGATTGGCTCCACCTTAAATACATCAAGTGCTGCACCTCCGAGCTTATCATTATTAAGATTCTCCATAAGCGCATCATAATCTACAGCTGTTCCTCGGCCGACATTTACAATAAATGCTCCTTCAGGCATGAGAGCTATTCTTTCTTTTGATAGTATTCCCTCTGTTTCAGCTGTTCCTGGCAAACTCATTACAAGAAGTTCGGTTTTTACAAGTACTTTATCAAGTTCGTCAATCGGTAAAACTTTATCATATACAGGATCAACATGCTTGCCGCTTCTCGAAACCCCTATGATCTCAGCCGGTTCAAAAGCTTTTACTCTTTTTGCAAAGGTCGTTCCTATATCGCCTGTTCCCAAAACAGTGATATGGCAGTCTTTTAATGATTTCTGCGGCTGCAGTGAAGCCCATTTTCCCTCTAATGCCTCAGCATAAGTATAAGTGAGTTTTCTCATCATCATAAGTGAAACAGCGATTATATGTTCTGCAATGGTCACTCCGTATGCACCCGAGGAGTTAGTAATAATAATATCTTCATTTGCAAATAACCCCGGCTTTGAAAGATAATCTATACCTGCAGACATCATACCGATCCATTTGAGATTCTTATTATTTCTTACATTATCAGCTTTTAATATATTCATGCCGTATCCATAAACAATATCCGCATCTTTAAAGTTCTCAGGGACTTCGTTTTCAATATCAGTAAAAGCTAATTCAATATTTGCCTTTTCCGCGGTTTCCTTAATCTCTTTAAGATGCTCATCTTTCAAAGCACCGCTAAAAACTAAAAGCTTCATTTTACTGTTCCTCCCATATATTCTTGTTCTTTTTCCGAATTATTATATCAGAGATTAATAGAACAATAAATAAAACTAACCATCTCAAAGCTATTTTCTTAATAAATAACTATAATCCATTAGTTTATTTTACCCGATAAATATAAAAGAGAATGTTCCATGATTTAATTAAATAATAAATATGGGGGATTACACTATGTACGATTTCGATTCTTACACTTTATACGAAATAAAAAAAAGGAATGTTTATTCATGCAGAATAAAAATAATCCTTAAAAGTCCGGTTAATGCTGATATCTTAAAAATCTCCGCTGAAAAAGCTTTTAAGCGCTTTCCGTATTATGCAAGAACAGTTTCGATAAATAACGAAAATGCCTATATCCTAAATCCATCTGACAAGTCTATTACCGTCACGCCCGATGATCATATTGTACGTCTTGGAACAGAAGAGACCAACGGACTTTTTTTTGCTATTACATATGAAGAAAATAATATCTTTTTTAATTTTTCTCATAATTTTTGCGGCGGATGCGGTGCTATGTTCTGGATCAAAACAACTCTCTGGCAATATCTGACCGATCTTGGACATAAGATCGCAAAAAATGGAATTTTAACTCCCGATATGCCAATTACTGCTGAGGAAACTGCTCAGCCGGATGTAGATTCTCTTCCTATGGACGAGGCGATCGGTAACTTTAATTTTGCAATGGACTCTTTCACTCCAGTTGCAGATTATATTGAACATATGAAAAATCCCAACGCCATTACAGGATATTATCCAATTATCATCCCGAAGAAAGAATTAATGCAGTATGCAAGAGATAACGACGGCAGTCCAAATTCCATAATCGCCGCCCTTATGTTCAAGATGTCCTCAAGAATTAATTCCGACAAAAATAAATTCACCGCATCAATTGCCTGCAATTACCGTTCTGATGTAGGATGTCCTGAATCTTACAGGGATATGGTCAGAATGCTGTCTGTAACCTATGATGCTAAAATGAAAGACTGGCCGGCAGAGAAGCTCTCAACAATGACACGAAGCCGAATGTATCTGCAGATGCAGCCCGAATGCAGCTGGAAACATTGCAGAAAAGTTGATGATTTCCGCAAAAAAATAGATGCTGCTCCGGATTTTGAAGCTAAGGTCGATTATGCAGTAGATAATAGTCCTACTACCCACGGAGTACCGGCATCATTTGTGATAAGTTATGTTGGAAAAGTTGAATGGGGTGAACTTGCCCCCTTTATAGACGGGGCTTTTAGTATTACTTATGGTCATATAATGCTTGAGATAAATGCAACAAATGAAAATTTCTGTATCAGCTTTCAGACTTTACGCAGTGACGGGAAATATTTTAAGGAGTTTCTGAAAGTACTTGATGAAGAGGGCATAAAATATACTGTCGGGCAATTAGAAGAGAGAAAACTTCCCGAAATCATCCTGCCTCCATTTGATAAATGATCATTCATAAATTTAAGAGGAACCAAGTCTAAGATCAAGGTTCCTCTTATTATTAAAAATTGCTTTCACTTTTTTCAGATCAGTTTTCTTTTGTATCTGCCTTTAACATTCTATACCCAATTCCAACATGGGTCTGTATATAGGCATTCGAATCATTTTCCAGTTTTTTTCTCAAAGTAGCCATAAAAACACGTAAAGATGCCAGATTACTGTCCCAGGCAGTTCCCCCAATTCCTTCAACCACAAAAGTGACTATAAAGATCAACCTTGTAAGCTTTACCATTCCTCCTACCTGAGGTGCCGATAAAGCATTTTGCATGGTCTGTCTTTGCATCAGACTGATTTTTCTTCCTGCCAGCATCGTAAGAAACGATGCAACCGTTACGACTCCCAGGCCTCCGATCTGAATCATAAACAATATGACAGCCTGTCCGAAATACGACCAATATGTAGCTGTGTCAAAAACTACCAGTCCTGTCACGCATACAGCTGATGTAGCCGTAAACAATGTCTTATCAAAATTTGTTACCACTCCGCTTTGAGTTGAGACAGGAAGCATCAACAGTAATGCTCCCAGCAATATCAATCCCGCAAATCCCAAAATGATAATCTGAAAAGATGATAATTTATCTCTGATTCTCATATGTCCCGGCACTTCCAATCTCCTCCAGAAATATCCTTACTTTACAGATATTATAAAACTAAAGTTTTTAAGGTGAGATTAAACGTACTGCCAGTGTATAAAGATTCTATAAAGATATATTTGTTTATAAAGCTTTAATTTGAGTATGGCTATTCACTTATAGTAGAATATATATATACATAGTTTCATTATTTATAATTTGAGAAATTTCTTTTACCGAAAGTCTAATCAATATAACAGGGACAAAACAGCTCCTGAGGGGGGAGTTTATGATGATTAACTGGATTAGCCCATTTAATTATGATTTTGCCATATCAACAATTCCAATACAGATAATATTACTTGTCTTTTATGGTATCAGAAGAAATCTGCCCACGCGACAGAGTACATACTTTTGGCTTGTTATGTTTGCCAATCTTATAATGACATCAGCAGACATAATATCCTGTGAGATGAATGAAATCTGGACTAAATTTCCTTTATGGATCATGTATGCAATAAATCATGCTTATTTTCTGGCTTTCATAATAAGAGGCTGGTCACTTTTTGCCTATACAGCCGAATCTAGCTCTCATTTTGGCAAAAAATTCAGGCTTTTTAAATTCGTAACATCGCTGCCTGCCGCTGTTGCATGCTGTCTGATAATTTCCACCCCGTGGACATCTGCCATATATACAATCGCTGCAGACGGTTATCACAATTGTTCACTTTACAAAATGATCTATTTCAGTACTTATTTTTATATAATCGTTTCTATTCTGCTGGTAATAAAGAACTGGAAACTGCTCACGAAAAGAATGCAGGCCGGCCTTCTGTCTTTTAATCTGCTTTTATTATTTGGAATACTTATCAGAAAACAGTTCTATCATATGCTGGTAACAAGCTATTTCAGTATTCTTTCAATAATAATCATATATCTAACCTCTGAAAACCCGGATCTATACAGAGATGGTCGTACAAGGCTTTTAAATAAAGATGCTCTTGATCGTATAGGAAGAGAATTTTCTGAGAAAAAAATACCATTCAGTCTCGTTACTATTTCAATAAATAATTACGAAGCTTCTAAAATGGTCTATGGGATACCACAAGTCAATGATGAATTATCGTCTATTGCCAAATGGATTTGTAAGAACTATCCAAATGATTTTTCATTTTATACAAGAAATGGCAACTATATACTTTTGTCAAAAAGCCGTCTAAAGCGAACAAACGAAGAAATTTCGAGAAAATGGAAGATAAAATATGCTGATCTCCAGACTTTCTGTGAGGGAACAGTCCCTGTTCAGCTATCAATGATCTTTATATCATCTTTACTCATAAGAGAATCAAGCGTAATTATAAGCGATCTTGCCAGATATGCCATAAATAACGCATATTCGGAAAATCGTAAAAATAATTATGTTTTTACTGACGATATGCTGAAAGGCGCAATAAAGCAAAAAGCAATAGAAAAGGCATTGAAATCAGCCATTGCCGAGAAAAGATTTGAAGTCTATTTTCAGCCTATATATTCTGTTAAGGATAATAAAATAATGGGGGCTGAGGCATTAGCCAGACTTAATGATCCTGAAATGGGATTTATTCCCCCTGTGGATTTTATAAAGATAGCTGAGAAAAATGGTGATATCATTGAGGTTGGCAGGCAAATATTCGAAAAAGTCTGTATTTTCTTATCTGATACTGATTATCTAAGACTTGGGATTAACTTTATTAATGTAAATCTTTCTCCTATTCAATGCATAAGTACAAGTCTTGTAAAAGATCTGTCAACTATAGCAGAGAAATACAGGATACCAATGAAAATGTTTGACTTTGAGATCACCGAATCAATGATCGATGACTATGATGCAATTCAGACTACAATTGCAGGACTACGTTCCATGGGTGCAGAATTATCACTTGATGATTTCGGAACTGGCTCAGCTAATCTGACCAGCCTCATGGAGCTTCCCATTCATGTAGTAAAAATTGATATGTCATTTGTAAGATCTTATTTTGAAGGAAAAGCAGCTTTCTTACCGGATCTGATAAAGCTTTTTATCCATTCAAAAATGAAAATTGTAGTTGAGGGTATCGAAACTCCTGAAATGCGTGATAAAATGGCAGAACTCGGCTGCGACTATGAACAGGGATATTATTTTTCAAAGCCAATAGCACCAACAGATTTTGTTCAATTTATGAAAAAAATATAATAAAAGTCAAGAGGATGTCGCGTTAGATGCTTTAATCATCTAATGCGACATCCCCCTAATATATGATAAAAATCATCTCATAATCCATATATTAAAGTTTGGTAGTCCATTTCGAGCAATCCATGATCTCTGTTGCAAAATCCTCATAAAAATCTGGTTCGTGACATACCATTAAAATACTGCCCTTATATTCTTTAAGAGCCCTGTGAAGTTCATCCTTCGCATCAACATCAAGATGATTTGTAGGCTCGTCAAGAACGAGTATATTCGACTCTCTGTTTATGAGCTTGCAAAGACGCACCTTAGCCTGCTCACCTCCGGACAAAACCTTACATTTACTCTCTATATGCTTGGTTGTAAGTCCGCACTTAGCAAGGGCCGATCTTACTTCATACTGTGAGAATGACGGAAATTCATTCCATATTTCCTGCAGGCAGGTAGTTTCAATATCAGCCGGCATTTCCTGCTCAAAATAGCCAATTGCGAGATTTTCACCAAGTTCAACTTTACCTTCTATCGAAGGGATTATTCCAAGAATGCTTTTAAGAAGCGTAGTTTTTCCGATACCATTTGCTCCCGTTAATACTATCTTTGAATTTCTCTCCATTGAGATATTAAGAGCTTTTGATAAAGGACTGTCATAACCAATGACAAGATCTTTAGTCTCAAAGATAATTTTCCCTGGTGTCTTTGCAATCTTAAAATTAAATTCCGGCTTAGGCTTTTCAACAACCTTTTCGATGAGATCCATGCTGTCAAGCTTCTTCTGCCTTGACATAGCCATATTTCTTGTTGCAACACGCGCCTTATTTCTTGCAACAAAATCCTTAAGCTCTGCAATCTCCTGCTGCTGTTTATTATATGCAGCCTCCCGCTGGGATTTCTTCATTTCATATACTTCCATGAACTTATTATAATCACCGACATAGCGATCAAGGCTATGCGTCTGCCCATCCATATGATAAATAATATTTACCACATTATTTAAAAATGGAATGTCATGCGAAATGAGAATAAATGCATTCTCATAATCTTGCAGATATCTCGTAAGCCATACTATATGTTCAGCATCAAGGTAATTAGTCGGCTCGTCTAAAAGCAGAATATCCGGTTTTTCCAACAAGAGCTTTGCCAAAAGAATTTTTGTTCTCTGTCCTCCTGATAATTCAGTAACATCCCTCTCAAGCCCCAACTCTAAAAAGCCAAGAGCCCTTGAGACTTCTTCTATCTTTGAATCGATCAGATAGAAATCCCTGTTAGTTAAAATATCCTGAATAGTCCCAAGCTCTTCCATATATTTTTCAAGTTCTGACTCATCCGCATCAGCCATTGCATCACAGATCTCATTCATTCTGCTTTCCATTTCATAAAGAGGCTCATAAGCAGAAGCAAGAACATCCCTGATCGTCATTCCCTCATGAAGCACTGCATGCTGGTCCAAATATCCGACTTTGATATTTTTAGCCCATTCGATCTTTCCTGCATCCGGCAACAATTTTCCTGTTATGATATTCATAAAAGTAGACTTGCCTTCGCCATTTGCCCCGACAAGTCCTATGTGTTCACCCTTCAGTAATCGGAAAGAAACGTCCTCAAAAATTGCTCTGTCTCCAAATCCGTGTGTTAGTTTTTCTACATTTAAAATACTCATCTGATATAACCTTTCATATTGCACTATCCGCATATTGTAACATATCATGTATTTTAATATCCACAGATTTTTTATTTATAATTTAACTTTTATAAATTGAAATAACTACTCCGTTCTCTTTCCCTTCAATGACCCCATATAAATTTTCATTTTCTAACCATCCTAGAGCTTTACTGTCAGTATAAATTAAAGGTTTGGTATATTCGCTTTCCGGAATGCTATTATTCTCTATAAATATTCTACAATCAGTCCCAGTATAATCTCTTCCTTCAAGAATATACCTTGCTGACAAAAGTCTCTTTTCATCTTTTAACTCTTTCTGAGTATCTACGGCTCCCGGGAGGATTATCCCACTAAAATTCTTACATTCTGAGTTTCCATGGAACAATAGCATAGAAGCCTGCCCTTTCTTACCATGAACCTCATATACTTCATCAAGAATAACATCAATAATCAATACAGCTTCCATCATTTCCTCCAGTCAGACAAGTCAATATTCATTATTTTTAATATCATACATGCAAGATAATATTGGGTCTTATTCTCCTGTTCGCTGAAATCATCCTTAAGCATAGCTTTGATATTTTTTATTCGATATATAATTGTATTCCTATGTGTATACATTTCTGCTGAGATTGCCTGTATACTGCCGTTATTTCTTAGATATGACTCAAGAGTTTCCACATAATTTGCATCATGTTTTTTATCATAATCTATTAATGGCTTTAGTATATCGTAACTCATTTCCCTTAGCAGTAATTTATCTGATACTGAAAAAATCAATCTAAATATTCCCATATCGTCAAAATTAACCATGTTTGTACCGGTTAATTCTGCCATTTGTACCGCGTATTTTGCTCTTGAATATGCTATATGAAGATTTTCTATATCCTTTATTCTGCTTCCAATGCCTGAAAAAAGCTTAAATTCCGGCATTTTCAATGATGCCTTTCTTCCAAAACCATTAATAATATTCTCAGTGTCTGATTCCGACACATCATTCATTACCATAACAAAGCAAGAATCATAGTAAAAGAAATGGCCATTATGCGTTATATTGTTCAAATACAACTGTAATCTGTACCCCAAACGCTTTCTGTCAACTGTGTCCATCTTATCCAGATCGCCTGTTGAAAGCAGCATCACCTGAAAAGTTCCGTCAATATCAAAATACGGCAAAAGATCCTTCTTATATGTATTTTTATTATCCGAATTTTCTATCGCTTTTATCAGCGCTGTGGAAATTTCCTCATCCGTAGATCCCTGTATGAAAATTCTGATACTAATATCCTTTATCATATCAACAAGATATACATCCCAGGGCACTGTCAGTAACGGAAAGTCATTCTCATTACAGATATTACATATCTCTTCCGGTATTTCATTAATATAAAATCCGGTATTTATTATCAGACCTGATGCATTATTATCAATAAGTGATGTGATCAGCTTTTTTAATCTGTTTTCATCAGAAAATCCCAACCCTGTCGTTACAGCAAGCTCTTTTCCCGAGAAATTTTTTGTAATAGTTAATTCCTCAAGCATGATCAACCAGCTAATAGAATTTGACCATCCGTTCTTACCTGCGATCATCTTCATAGAATATTTTTCTTCTGAAAATGTCATCATATCTTCAATCGTAAATCCCATCTGTATCTCCTCCAATACGATTTTCTCTAACTTAAGTATATGTACTCTCAGCACAAATTTCAATCTGATTTTGTTTATCCCGATATATAGATTTGCTAAAATTTCGTGCTAAAATTGAATACAAGAAGGGAAGATTATTTCACAATTGTTTTATATAAAGGAGGTACGTTATGATTAGAACAGGTTTTGAAAACTTTGATATTATTTCAGCAACAGAACCTATTTGGATGAGGGATGAAAGATATGACTACTGTGAGGATTTCTACAGTCTTTGTAATAAAAACAACAGCAAAATTCTTTCTAAATTAGCCAAGCTTCAAACTTTACTTTTTTCAGCTTTAAGCAAATAATCATAATGTTGAAATATTTAATTGATCATTAAAAGGCTTTTGCCGCAGAACTTATCTGTGACAAAAGCCTTCTTTTATTTTGAGGCCTCTCTGGCCTGTCTTATTACATCTTTCATGATATCTTTGGTCATTCCGCCAGGTATGTAGCCCAACACGTTACCCTCAGGATCAATAAGATATGTTGTTGGATATGCTGTAATATAATATGGAAGCATTAATGACGCATCAGTATCCATAAGTACAGGGAATGTGTAGCCATTTTCGTCCATAAAAGCTTTTATACCATCTACGTCCTGTTCATTTCCTGTATTTGGAAATGTTACACCCAAAAATACAACATCAGGGTCTTCCATTGACTGATATTCTTCATAAAGTTCCTGTATATATGGCAATTCAGCCTTACATGGAGGACACCAAGTAGCCCAGAAATTAAGGAAAATTATTTTTCCCTTGTAATCAGCTAAAGAGTGACTTTCTCCATATTGGTCAGTAAGCGTGAAGTCCGATGCCGGAAGCAATTCCTGATCGACCTCAGCTGCTGATTCATCCTGACTCTCCTCTTCAGTTACCCGAGCTTCCTCCGAAACTGTTGATGGATCAGATTCCTCCTTTTCTTCAGAACTTTCTGAAGCTAAATTTTCAGATACCTGAGCCTCGCTTTTAGAAATATTGTTATTCACCGCTTTGGACAGGTAGCCTGTAATGCTGTTCATTTTTCCGGTGATCATTAATAATCCCATTACTATAAGTATTACACCACCAATTTTTACTGTATATTTAACTATATTTCTATGCTTTGCAAAAATATCCAATAGATAGCTTGTAAAGAATCCCACAAACAAAAACGGAATGATATAACCAAGTGTATAAAGCCCTATCAGGGCAAAACCACTTGCTGATGAAGACACCAAAGCTGCCAGGATCAAAACAGATGATAAAACAGGTCCAACACACGGGCTCCAGGCAAAACTCAGGACGAATCCCATCAAAAGTGCAGTAATAGGTGACATTGTCATCTTTTCCATATTAAAGGGTAATCTGTATTCACCATTTAATAATCTGCTCTCTCCAAGAATTCCAAGCTGGTATAATCCAAATAAAATTATTATCATTCCACCAATTCTGGAAAATAATAACTGATTACCATTAAAAAATTTACCAATGGTACTCATGCCAAAGCCCAGGAGGAAAAACGCCATACTGATCCCTATCACGAAAAATATTGTATTGATCAAAACTCTCTTTTGATCATAGTACTTTTTCCCATCCTTATCCTTCTTTACGGTTCCTCCCGATAAATAGCCTATATACACCGGTAAAAGCGGTAAAACACATGGCGAAAAAAAGCTTAGTAAACCTTCTATAAATACTGCGATCGCAGATACATCTATATTTGCAGATAAATTCATAAATACCTCTTATTTTCAATTTTCTAGTTTTCATAATTATACCTGATAAGAAAAATATATCAAGTACGCAATATTTATAAACCTGGTAAGGAAAAACTGACTATATTATATAAATTAAAGAAGGCTTCAGCTCATCTACTGAACTGAAGCCTTCTTCCTAAAAATCAGGAAATTAAATGTTTTTCAGATTATTTTGCCTGTGGATTGTCCCTTAGCCATTTTATAATATCATCACTTTCATAAAGTGGTTCTCCATCAATAAAAAGACATGGCACCTGCTGTTTCCCTCCAACACTGACAAGCGTATTACGATCCTCTTCATTCTTATTGATATCACTATATCTGATATCAGTTCTGCCCTCTTCCTCGATCTCACGGATTACCTTTCTACAAAAAGGACAGGTCTCCATCATGTAAAGATTCAGATCCATAATTCTTTCGCTCCTTTCTTAATTCCCTTTGCATTTATTTTCTTCCATCCAGCCCATAATTTAATATTTCATTATA
Protein-coding regions in this window:
- a CDS encoding glutaredoxin, encoding MDLNLYMMETCPFCRKVIREIEEEGRTDIRYSDINKNEEDRNTLVSVGGKQQVPCLFIDGEPLYESDDIIKWLRDNPQAK
- a CDS encoding cytochrome c biogenesis protein CcdA, which gives rise to MNLSANIDVSAIAVFIEGLLSFFSPCVLPLLPVYIGYLSGGTVKKDKDGKKYYDQKRVLINTIFFVIGISMAFFLLGFGMSTIGKFFNGNQLLFSRIGGMIIILFGLYQLGILGESRLLNGEYRLPFNMEKMTMSPITALLMGFVLSFAWSPCVGPVLSSVLILAALVSSSASGFALIGLYTLGYIIPFLFVGFFTSYLLDIFAKHRNIVKYTVKIGGVILIVMGLLMITGKMNSITGYLSKAVNNNISKSEAQVSENLASESSEEKEESDPSTVSEEARVTEEESQDESAAEVDQELLPASDFTLTDQYGESHSLADYKGKIIFLNFWATWCPPCKAELPYIQELYEEYQSMEDPDVVFLGVTFPNTGNEQDVDGIKAFMDENGYTFPVLMDTDASLMLPYYITAYPTTYLIDPEGNVLGYIPGGMTKDIMKDVIRQAREASK